From the Vibrio natriegens NBRC 15636 = ATCC 14048 = DSM 759 genome, the window CACGAATGTCACGAGTCAGAGCCAGTTCAGTGATTGCACCAACACCAACACTACCAACGATGACACCAGCATCAATCTGGTTGTTCGCGATAGCACTAGTGGTCGCAGTGTAGTTCAGAGACTGAGCTTTGATGTCGTCTTCTGTCACACCCAATGTGTTTAGGATATTGATTGCACTAACGCGAGTACCTGAGCCCGGCGCACCAAGAGAAACGCGTTTACCTTTTAGATCGGCAACCGATTTAATGTCTGAGTTAGCTGGAACAATGAACTGCACAGCATTTGGATAAAGTGCAAACAACACCGCAACGTCCATCTTACGAGGGAACGGTTTCGTGCCTTCATACGCTTGCAGCACTACGTTGCCTTGAGCAATACCAGCAAGCTGTTTATTGGTAGAGACTTTAATGGTGTTTTCAACAGAGGCCGCAGTCACTTCTGCGCGCATATTAAAATCCGGTAAGTTCTCGCTCCAAATCTTAGCCAACATGCCACCTAGCGGGTAATAAGTACCACTTTGACTACCGGTACCAATAGTGTAATTTTCCGCCATCGTTGATGCTGAAAATACGACAGCAAGTGCCACTAGCCCATTCCTTAGTGCTTGGTACATAAATGCTCCTTGTTCTTTTAGATTGATTGTTATAGCCAAATAACCTTGAGATCTTTGAGTCGCAGAAACGGCAACGCTCTGACCCTGTTTCTTGAAGTCATTTGGATATACTTCATAAAGTTATGGTGTGCTCAGGGAGAAATAGCAAACGAGAATGAGATGAAATGAGAGCTTTGTGCGCTATTTGTGTGCCACTCAGAAACGGATTGAAACTTTCCCTGTACTTTATCGCAGTCAGAATGCGTGGGAGAACACGACGACTAACCTGACTGAATTCGCAACAAAACAATGAAAATTGTTCTTCTTCCAACCATGGAGAACTGCGAGTGCGGGCTAATATTTATATACTTTGCTTCAATTTGCAATCATTAAAAATGCACACTGCAACAAGAATTATGTGATCAGAAAGGCGATAAGCAAGGTGATAGAATTGAATGAGTCATATTTAAAATCAATAAATTACCATTGAATTATCATTTTAACGATCACTAGAACAAACCGTAAATTCCGATTTATTTAAACAGCACAAGTGAATATAAAATCATCATCAACGAATAAAAAGTGTCTTGTTCATGATTTACCCCTAGCTAATCGGGTTCCAATGAGCCGCGAGGAATGCTTTAAACTAATACTTTAAACTTAGGAAGGAAATCCGGCTGCGAGTGATTTCTAAACACTCGCAACCCTATTACATTAATCGCACAATATTCGTACTAACTATCCGATACTGTTTTGCCGTTCATTTGCTCATCTAAGTTGAGTACCGTTAATGCGTTACTCACGCTAGTGGCAATAACGTCAATCGCGCCCGTTCTTAAAGCTCCGAGTAATGCCAAAGGTTTACTGTTCTCGGCAGCAATAGCGATCACTTCAGAAACGGAGCGGAATTCATCAATGCCAAGACCGATAATACGGTCGCTCATCACCGTCTTTGCGGATACGCCATTAATGTCGAAAAAATCATACCCCGCGAAATCTCCAACGACACCTTGCATCATTCTCGACTGCACGACTTCTTCTGCGGTAAACCAACCGAGATCGACCATGTAGCTGTTTTCACTCATGTCGCCGATTCCAACCAGAGCCACATCGGCTTTACGTGCGAGGTCCAGAGTCTGCTTAACCGTCGCGTTTTGCATGAAAGCAAGTTTCTGCTCCCGGTTTTCTGCATAGGCTGGTGCATATAGCGTTTCTGATGTGCCGCCGTAGCTTTTGGCGAACTGACGGCAAATATGGTCAGCGTTAAACATGCCTCCACGTGGGTGAATACCGCCGATACCACAAACAAACTTAACGTCTCTTTGAGGGATAACGCCTACGTGATGCGCGACCGCAGACACATTGCGCCCCTGACCCACCGTCACTACAGTACCATTTTGTAGCGTGCTCGCCATGTATTTAGATACCAGCCCAGCGACTTGTAACCTTTGCTGCTCTTCGCTTGGCTGATCTAAAGCCACCAAGGCGCGCTTCACGCCAAAACGTTCGATCAGCCTTTGCTCAATCTTAGCGCTAAATACCGGGTGATATTTAACTGTGATCTCCACGATGCCTTCATCTCTTGCTTGCTTTAGCATACGTCCCACTTTCGCGCGGGAAACAGCAAACTTTTTCGAGATCTCTTCTTGTGTTGCCCCATCTTGGTAGTAAGCAACCGAAATCTCAGTCAGAAGATCGGTACTTTCATCAGATACATCGTTAATAGATTTACTCATATTCAACCTGATTTGTATTTTATCTGTGCCCTTCACTCGAGCAAATACTCAACGCCATTACAAGCGCTCACGAGCGTAGCATATGTCACACCTGCCCTTCACTTCAACATTTGCTCATCACAAAAACAAATTCTCAGATTAAAATAGGGCTTCGCTAATGCCCTTATAAGCCATGTGCTATATGGGCAAACGTTTATCTAGATAATAGTGGGCCAAGGCGGGAAAAAATAATTGATGAATGTCACTTTCCCCCCAGATCAACAATTGACTTTTCGCACAGATCAGATAATTATGGAGGCATCATTTACTCAGAGTTAGAGCAAATGTTCACAACAAATGTTCAAACGCTGAAAAGTTAAAAGTTAGTGAGCAGAACAGATTTCTACTTCCGCTGGCTAACGCGCTTGCAAATGCACTTTTCATACTGACAGCAAAGTATGAGCCCAATGAAATAGGATGATCGGAATGAGCAACAAATTAGAGCAACTTCGTAAACTGACGACTGTAGTCGCTGACACTGGTGAAATCGATGCAATCAAAAAATACCAGCCAGAAGACGCAACAACTAACCCTTCTCTGATTCTGAAAGCCGCTCAAATTGCTGAGTACGCTCCTCTAATCGATGCTTCAATCGAGTATGCAAAATCACAGAGCGACGACAAAGCTCAACAAGTTCAAGACACTTGTGACATGCTTGCTGTAAACATCGGTAAAGAAATCCTGAAAACTATCCCTGGCCGTATCTCTACAGAAGTTGACGCACGTCTTTCTTACGATATGGAAGGCAGCGTAGCAAAAGCACGTCAGCTAGTTAAAATGTACAACGATGCTGGCATCGCTAACGACCGCATCCTTATCAAACTGGCTTCTACTTGGGAAGGTATCCGTGCTGCTGAAATCCTAGAGAAAGAAGGCATCAACTGTAACCTAACGCTTCTATTCTCATTCGCCCAGGCTCGTGCATGTGCTGAAGCTGGCGTATTCCTAATCTCTCCATTCGTTGGTCGTATCATGGACTGGTACAAAGCGAAGGAAGGTCGTGACTTCGAAGCTTCAGAAGATCCAGGCGTACTATCTGTATCTAAGATCTACAACTACTACAAAGAGTACGGCTACAACACAGTAGTAATGGGCGCAAGCTTCCGTAACATCGGTGAAATCCTAGAACTAGCAGGCTGTGACCGTCTAACTATCGCTCCAGCTCTACTTGCTGAACTAGAAGCGGCTGAAGGCGAAGTTGTTGAGAAGCTAGTTGACTCTAAAGGCACTCAAGAGCGCCCAGCGCCAATGACTCATTCAGAGTTCCTATGGGATCACAACCAAGACCCAATGGCAGTAGAGAAGCTTGCGGAAGGTATCCGTAACTTCGCGATTGACCAAGGTAAACTTGAAGACATGATCGCAGCGAAGCTGTAATTACACAGAATCACAAAAGGGGAACGTTTGCGTTCCCCTCTTAATTTTCCTTTCCTAGAATTAAATTTATTCGGTAACTATTATGGATCGTAAACATCTTGCCAATGCAATCCGCGCACTAAGCATGGATGGTGTTCAACAAGCTAACTCTGGCCACCCAGGTGCACCTATGGGTATGGCTGATATCGCTGAAGTTCTTTGGCGCTCTCACCTAAACCACAACCCATCTAACCCTGAATGGGCAGACCGCGACCGTTTCGTTCTTTCAAACGGCCACGGCTCAATGCTGATCTACTCTCTACTGCACTTGAGCGGTTACGAGCTATCTATCGACGATCTGAAAAACTTCCGTCAGCTTCACTCTAAGACTCCAGGTCACCCAGAGTACGGCTACGCGCCAGGTATCGAGACAACAACAGGTCCTCTAGGTCAAGGCATTACTAACGCAGTTGGTATGGCAATGGCTGAAAAAGCACTTGCTGCACAGTTCAACAAAGAAGGCCACGACATCGTTGACCACTTCACTTATGCATTCATGGGTGACGGCTGTCTGATGGAAGGTATCTCGCACGAAGCATGTTCTTTGGCGGGCACTCTAGGTCTTGGCAAACTGATCGCGTTCTGGGATGACAACGGCATCTCTATCGATGGTCACGTTGAAGGCTGGTTCTCTGACGATACACCTAAGCGTTTTGAAGCGTACGGCTGGCACGTAATCCCAGCGGTAGACGGTCACGATCCTGAAGCAATCAACGCAGCAATTATCGCAGCTAAAGCAGACCCTCGTCCGACACTAATCTGTACTAAAACTATCATCGGTTTCGGTTCTCCTAACAAGTCAGGCTCACACGACTGTCACGGCGCGCCTCTAGGTGCAGAAGAAATCGCAGCAACACGTAAAGAACTAGGTTGGGAGTACGGTCCTTTTGAAATTCCGCAGGAAATCTACGCAGAATGGTCAGCGAAAGAAACAGGCGCAGCTAAGGAAGCAGCGTGGGACGAGAAATTTGCAGCTTATGAAGCAGCATACCCTGAGCTGGCAGCTGAATTTAAACGCCGCGTAAACGGTGAACTGCCTGCAGAGTGGGAAGAGAAAGCGAACCAAATCATTGCTGATCTTCAATCAAACCCAGCAAACATCGCGTCACGTAAAGCATCTCAAAATGCGCTAGAAGCGTTTGGTGCTCTACTACCTGAATTCATGGGCGGCTCTGCTGACCTTGCACCTTCTAACCTGACTATGTGGTCTGGCTCTAAGTCTCTTGAAGCGAATGACTTCTCAGGTAACTACATCCACTACGGTGTGCGTGAGTTTGGCATGACAGCGATCATGAACGGTATCGCGCTACACGGTGGTTTCGTTCCTTACGGTGCAACGTTCCTAATGTTCATGGAATACGCGCGTAACGCAATGCGCATGGCTGCTCTGATGAAAGTTCAGAACATCCAGGTTTACACGCACGATTCTATCGGTCTTGGCGAAGATGGCCCAACTCACCAACCAGTTGAGCAAATGGCTTCTCTACGTCTGACTCCGAACATGAGCACATGGCGTCCATGTGACCAGGTTGAATCAGCAGTGGCTTGGAAACTGGCTATCGAGCGTAAAGATGCACCAACAGCACTTATCTTCTCTCGTCAGAATCTAGCACAACAAGAGCGTACTGCAGAGCAAGTTGCAGACATCGCGAAAGGTGCTTACATCCTGAAAGATTGCGAAGGCAAGCCAGAGCTTATCCTTATCGCAACAGGTTCAGAAGTTGAGCTAGCGGTTGAAGCAGCAGCGCAACTAACTGCAGAAGGCAAGCAAGTACGTGTTGTTTCAATGCCATCAACCGATGCATTCGACAAACAAGACGCCGCTTACCGTGAAGCAGTACTACCATCAGACGTGACAGCGCGTATCGCTATCGAAGCGGGCATCGCAGACTTCTGGTACAAGTACGTAGGCTTCGGCGGCAAGATCATCGGTATGACTACCTTCGGTGAATCTGCACCAGCAGGCGAACTGTTCAAGATGTTCGGTTTCACTACAGAAAACGTAGTAAACACAGCGAAAGAATTG encodes:
- the tkt gene encoding transketolase; its protein translation is MDRKHLANAIRALSMDGVQQANSGHPGAPMGMADIAEVLWRSHLNHNPSNPEWADRDRFVLSNGHGSMLIYSLLHLSGYELSIDDLKNFRQLHSKTPGHPEYGYAPGIETTTGPLGQGITNAVGMAMAEKALAAQFNKEGHDIVDHFTYAFMGDGCLMEGISHEACSLAGTLGLGKLIAFWDDNGISIDGHVEGWFSDDTPKRFEAYGWHVIPAVDGHDPEAINAAIIAAKADPRPTLICTKTIIGFGSPNKSGSHDCHGAPLGAEEIAATRKELGWEYGPFEIPQEIYAEWSAKETGAAKEAAWDEKFAAYEAAYPELAAEFKRRVNGELPAEWEEKANQIIADLQSNPANIASRKASQNALEAFGALLPEFMGGSADLAPSNLTMWSGSKSLEANDFSGNYIHYGVREFGMTAIMNGIALHGGFVPYGATFLMFMEYARNAMRMAALMKVQNIQVYTHDSIGLGEDGPTHQPVEQMASLRLTPNMSTWRPCDQVESAVAWKLAIERKDAPTALIFSRQNLAQQERTAEQVADIAKGAYILKDCEGKPELILIATGSEVELAVEAAAQLTAEGKQVRVVSMPSTDAFDKQDAAYREAVLPSDVTARIAIEAGIADFWYKYVGFGGKIIGMTTFGESAPAGELFKMFGFTTENVVNTAKELLA
- the tal gene encoding transaldolase; this encodes MSNKLEQLRKLTTVVADTGEIDAIKKYQPEDATTNPSLILKAAQIAEYAPLIDASIEYAKSQSDDKAQQVQDTCDMLAVNIGKEILKTIPGRISTEVDARLSYDMEGSVAKARQLVKMYNDAGIANDRILIKLASTWEGIRAAEILEKEGINCNLTLLFSFAQARACAEAGVFLISPFVGRIMDWYKAKEGRDFEASEDPGVLSVSKIYNYYKEYGYNTVVMGASFRNIGEILELAGCDRLTIAPALLAELEAAEGEVVEKLVDSKGTQERPAPMTHSEFLWDHNQDPMAVEKLAEGIRNFAIDQGKLEDMIAAKL
- a CDS encoding TAXI family TRAP transporter solute-binding subunit, yielding MYQALRNGLVALAVVFSASTMAENYTIGTGSQSGTYYPLGGMLAKIWSENLPDFNMRAEVTAASVENTIKVSTNKQLAGIAQGNVVLQAYEGTKPFPRKMDVAVLFALYPNAVQFIVPANSDIKSVADLKGKRVSLGAPGSGTRVSAINILNTLGVTEDDIKAQSLNYTATTSAIANNQIDAGVIVGSVGVGAITELALTRDIRVLSFSDEELKKIAADYPSYLELDVPADAYNKVPAFKVPAVWNVLVVNKNMSEDMAYELTKTTFEHIDEIRQVLGVTKFTTIENMTKLDGVPLHPGSEKYFQEQTK
- a CDS encoding sugar-binding transcriptional regulator — protein: MSKSINDVSDESTDLLTEISVAYYQDGATQEEISKKFAVSRAKVGRMLKQARDEGIVEITVKYHPVFSAKIEQRLIERFGVKRALVALDQPSEEQQRLQVAGLVSKYMASTLQNGTVVTVGQGRNVSAVAHHVGVIPQRDVKFVCGIGGIHPRGGMFNADHICRQFAKSYGGTSETLYAPAYAENREQKLAFMQNATVKQTLDLARKADVALVGIGDMSENSYMVDLGWFTAEEVVQSRMMQGVVGDFAGYDFFDINGVSAKTVMSDRIIGLGIDEFRSVSEVIAIAAENSKPLALLGALRTGAIDVIATSVSNALTVLNLDEQMNGKTVSDS